In the Phocoena phocoena chromosome 14, mPhoPho1.1, whole genome shotgun sequence genome, aagggaaatgaaaaagtagCCCTGATCCCAGGAAGCTGCATCaacctctgcctctctcctcgCAGGACCCTGGCCTTCGTGCCCCACCTCCTGGATCAGCAAGGCCCAGGTTTCCCAGATGACTGAGGTCCTGACTGTTAGAATCAAAGAAATCCAGAGGAGGTTTCCAACCTGGACCCCTGACCAGCACCTGAGAGCTTTGTGTAACCCACGGGTTGGTTTCCCAGCGTGGAGTTAATAGGTACAAACATAATTCATTGCACCAGATTCTCCCAAACCTCAGTTGCCTCCTAAAAAGCAACTAGGAAAGAGATCTGAGTTAACTGCTGAAGCACCCTGCCACAGCGAGGGGCTGTGGGCTTGGCATTAACCCATCTCACAAATTCCAGGTGGACTCTGTGACTACACCCGAATCAGCCAGGACCTGAGCTGTGACTTCTGCAATGGCGTCCTTGCACGAGCCAAATACTTCAAAAGACAGGGCTTCTAACGCTTCAGCTCAGACCCAAGATCAGTATCGTGCAGGCAGCTTCAGCTGTTACACAGATAAAAGTAGCCAATGAGGCCAGAAATTCTGAATCTGAGTTTGACCCAAATGTCATCAGAATAACATGAATCACATTAAAgaattattatctgcattttgtGGTCTGGTGTGTGCAAATAAAAGGCTGTGTCTCCTTAAAGGTATTTCCACGGATGTGAGCTGTAATGTGGACTTCTGTGAAACGAATCCTGCGTCTCATTGGCTTGCATTGTCagacttagcaaataaaaatattggaatcccagttaaatttgaattccagataaaaaatgattttttttagtgtaagtcccatgcaatatttagaACACatttatactaaaatattatgtgttgtctatttgaaattcaaatataactgGGCATATGGTTATTTTATGTGGCAACTCTATCACTGATTTCTTTGATAAAAATCATAGtttcaaattttaattgaaaactttTGATGAGAAAAAGGGTAAGAGGGTAGCCAGTCCCATCTGCTGGGGGAAATAGTTTTGCAAAAGGAGGGAAGGGCACAACCTTTATAAAAATGACATAGCCACTGAGGACacaacaaaaactggttagaaccgactaggtccaagatggcagaaggttCGACTTCCAGCAGactttgagcctcattatacgttcattgtaatacattagctaaaTGACATACCCAGGGGTGCCACGACTGTTCTGAGGCCagccataaaaggccaaaaagtgggcagtggcccaattcctggaaatctctgccttttctccaaaataattggaataatcttctcactcattagcctatgaaatta is a window encoding:
- the LYG1 gene encoding LOW QUALITY PROTEIN: lysozyme g-like protein 1 (The sequence of the model RefSeq protein was modified relative to this genomic sequence to represent the inferred CDS: substituted 2 bases at 2 genomic stop codons) — its product is MSVLWLLLGLLAFTGSSESSSWGCYGDLQTLYTPGASCGTGRRRGLKYCGIDLRASERLAERDMPYLLXYQPIMCTVGLKCCMDPAVIAGVLSRSLPXSQEAASTSASLLAGPWPSCPTSWISKAQVSQMTEVLTVRIKEIQRRFPTWTPDQHLRALCGLCDYTRISQDLSCDFCNGVLARAKYFKRQGF